In Ornithinibacter aureus, the genomic stretch GGCTGCGCGAAGGGCTGCTCCCCCGGGGCGCCGTCCCGGCCGACCCCCGCACCTTCAGCGACTGGCTCGCCGGGGCCTGACCGGCTCCACCTGCCTGCTCAGAAGGTCTCGCCGGTGAGCCGCTCGAAGGCCTCGACGTACTTCGCACGGGTCTGCGCGACGACGTCCTCGGGCAGCGCAGGAGGCGCCTCACCCGAGCTCTTCGACCACCCGGATGCCGGGGACGTCAGCCACTCGCGCACGAACTGCTTGTCGAAGCTGGGCTGCGGGTGGCCGGGCTCCCACTGGTCGGCCGGCCAGAACCGCGACGAGTCGGGGGTGAGCACCTCGTCGGCGAGCACGACCTCGTCACCACGCAGGCCGAACTCGACCTTGGTGTCGGCGAGCAGGATGCCACGCGCTGCGGCGACCTCGTTGCCACGCTTGAGGATTGCCACGGTGAGGTCGCGCACCCGGGCCGCGAGGTCGGAGCCGATCTCGGCCTCGACGGCTGAGAACGGGATCGGCTCGTCGTGCTCACCCATGGGCGCCTTGGTCGACGGCGTGAAGATCGGCCCGGGCAGCCGATCACCGTCGACCAGCCCCGCCGGCAGGGCGATGCCGCTCACGGCACCGGTCGCGGTGTACTCCCCCAGCCCTCCGCCGGTGAGGTAGGCACGGGCGACGCACTCGACGGGGAGCATCTCAAGACGCTCGACGAGCACGGCCCGGCCGCGCACGGCATCCGGGACGTCCGTGGAGATGACGTGGTTCGCCACGAGGTCCTCGAGCTGGCTGAACCACCACAGCGACAGCCGGGTCAGCACCTCGCCCTTGTCGGGGATGGGGCTGTCGAGGATGAAGTCGAACGCCGAGATGCGGTCGGACGCGACGAGCAGCAGCTGGTCACCACGTGGCTGGCCGGATGCCGGGTCGACCGGTGCGTAGAGGTCGCGCACCTTGCCGGAGTACACGTGGGCGTAGCCGGGCAGGGTCAGGGGCACGGTCTCGTCGGGCATGGCGCTGATTCTTCCAGCCACCCCGCGGAACGTTCTCGCCCGGTGCCAGGACCTTCACCTTCGCACCACAACCGTTGTGGGGCGAAGGTGAACGTTGTGGTGTCAAGCACCCTCGCCGCGGGCGGCATCCGGCCAGCGCTGCGCGCCCGAACCGTCGCCGGCCAGTTCGTCGTCGTGGTTGTAGACCGGGCACGAACGCAGCGACAGGCACCCGCAGCCGATGCACGAGGCCAGGCCGTCGCGCACGGTCGTCATCGCCTCGATCCGCCGGGTGAGCAACGTGTGCCACCACTGTAGCCCGACTTGACCTCAAGTGCGCTTGAGGTTCAAGGCTTGCCGGATGCCGTCCACGCGCGTCCCAGCGCCCCCCACCTCCCCACGCCTCACCTCCGAGGCCTCCGCCGACTCCCCGGTGCGGCTGCTCGACCGCGAGCACCTGCCCGTGGTCATCGGCATCATCGCGCTCGTCACCCTGGCCGCCTTCGAGAACCGCGCCGTGATGACGATCCTGCCGACGGTGGTGCGCGAGCTCGACGGGTGGGCACTGTTCGGCGCATCGACCGGAGCACCGCTCGTCACCTTCACCGTGGCCATGGCGTGGTCTGGCACCTGGACCGACCGGGTCGGCCCGCGCCCCGTCCTGCACTGGGGCCTGGGCCTGTTCGTCCTCGCTCAGGCCGTGAGCGCCCTCGCGCCGACGATGGCGGTCTTCGTCGCAGGGCGGGCGGTGTCCGGCGCGGCCGAGGCGCTCATCGACACCTCGCTCATGGTGCTCGTGGCCCAGGCGCCGCCCGAACACCTGCGCGCCAAGGTGTTCGCGACGTTCGCCGTCGCGTGGATCCTGCCCTCGCTGCTCGGCCCCAGCCTCGCCGGTGGGCTTGACGCGCTCGCCGGCTGGCGGGTGGTCTTCCTCGGCCCGCTGCTCGTCGCCCCGCTCGCCTACGCGCTGATGCGTCCCGCCCTCGCCAGGACGTCCGGCACGGCGTCTGCCCCACCGACCACGTCGCCGGGCGCGCCGGACGAAAGCGAGGGCCCGGGTCAGAAACCCGCCCTGCCGACGCCGCGAGCACCGATCCCGGTGGCCGCCCTCCTCCTCGCAGCCGGCCTGGCCGTGACCACGTTCGCCGCACCGCTGCTCTCGCAACCAGCCACCCGCCCGGCCGGAATCGCCGTCATCGGCACCGGAGCCTGCTCGTCATCGTCGGGGCAGCCCGGGACCTGCCGCCAGGCACGGCCCGCCTGCACCGCGGGGTGCCGGCCGTCATCGCGATCCGCCTGCTCATCGCCGCAGCCTTCACCGCGGTCGGCGGCGTCATACCGCTCATGCTCGTCCAGACCCACGGGGCCGTGGCAGCCCTGGGCATGGGCATCCTCTCCCCCACGGTCTCGACCCAGCTGCTCTCGCTCGCCCCGGCATCCGAGCACGGCCGCGTGAGCGCGGCGCAGGGCCTCGCCGTGTCGACGGGGGTCGCGGCCCAGACAGCGCTCGTGGGCGCCGTCGTCGCCATCCGCGGCGCCAGCACCGACGGAGCGACCTTCGCCGCGCTCATGGCCGTCGGCGCCACCCTCGCCCTCGTCGCCACGATCGCCGCACCCCGCACCGCCGCCCTTCCGGGTAAGGTCCACCAATGAGCATCCTCGAGCGGGCCACCGAGCTGCAGCGACTGCACGCCGAACCCGACCTCCTCGTCCTCGTCAACACCTGGGACGTCATCAGCGCCCGCACCGTCGCCGGCGTGCCCGGAACCCGCGCCCTCGCGACGGCCAGCCACTCGATCGCCGCCGCGTACGGCTACCCCGACGGCGAGCAGATCCCCCGCGACCTGATGATCGAGGCCGTCGGCGGCATCGCCGCCGCCGTCGACCTGCCGGTGACCGCCGACCTCGAAGCCGGCTACGGCGACCCGGGCGGCACGATCGCCCGCGCCATCGACGTCGGCATCGTCGGGGCCAACCTCGAGGACCAGCTCAAGCCCCTTCCGGATGCCGTTCGCGCCGTTGCGCAGGCCGTCGCGGCGGGTGAGCGGGCCGGCATCCCGTTCGTCCTCAACGCGCGCACGGATGCCTTCCTCCGCCCCGGCGGCCGCAGCCCGGAGTCCGTGCTGGCCGACGCCGTCGAGCGCGGCCGGGCCTACCTGGACGCTGGCGCCTCGACCGTCTTCGTGCCCGGCCTGCTCGACGAGGCCACCGTCGCCGCCCTGGTGGCGGGCCTCGGCGAGCGCAAGGTCACCCTCATCGCCGTGCCCGGGACTCCGCCGCTCGCCACCCTCGAACGGCTCGGGGTGGCGCGGGTGTCGTTCGGCCCGTGGAGCCAGAACGTCGCCCTGACTGCGCTACAGGACTTCACGGCGGATGCCGTCAACGGTGGCGCGCTGCCGGAGGGCACCCGCCGCCTGAACTGACACCACCCGTACCCAGATCGACCAATAGGTCACTCCAGGTACGCCCCGGCCCGCACCGCCCGTACCCAGATCGACCAATAGGTCACTCCAGGTACAGCCCCGGCCCGCACCGCCCGTACCCACAGTGACCTATTGGTCAGTCAGGTACGGCTCGAGTCAGATGGTGATCTCGCCGCGCTCGGCGAGCAGGGCGATGTCGGTGCGGTGGTGCGAGCCCAGCAGGTCGATGCCTGCGACGGCGGCATAGGCCCGCTCGCGTGCCACGGCCAAGGTGTCACCGGTGGCGACGACCGACAACACCCTCCCACCGGCGGAGATGAGCCGACCATCGGCGTCGCGGGCCGTGCCGGCATGCAGCACGTATGCCGTCCGCCCACCGTGCGCCTCGTCGTCACCGTCATCGTCGTCGTCATCGTCCGCAGCACCCTCCGGCAACCCGGTGATCAGGTCACCGGTGCGCGGCGCCCCCGGGTAGCTCTGCGCAGCCACGACCACGGTGACCGCGTGCTCAGGCGACCACCGAAGCGGCGGCACCTCCTCGAGGCGGCCCGTTGCCGCAGCGAGCAGCAGCCCTCCGAGCGGGGTCAGCAGCCGGGTCAGCACGACCTGGGTCTCGGGGTCGCCGAACCGTGCGTTGAACTCGATGACCCGCGGCCCGCGCGGGGTCAGGGCCAACCCGATGAAGAGCACCCCGACGAACGGGGTTCCCCGGAGCGCCATCTCGTCGATGACCGGCTGGGCCACGCGGCGCACGACGTCGTCGACGAGCCCGTCAGGGGCCCACCCGAGTGGGCTGTACGCGCCCATCCCGCCGGTGTTGGGCCCGGCATCCCCGTCACCGACGCGCTTGAAGTCCTGCGCAGGGCTGAGCGGAACCACGCTCACCCCGTCGCACAGGCAGAACAGCGAGACCTCGGGCCCGGAGAGGTACTCCTCGATGACCACCGCGCCGTCGGGCTTGTCCAGGCACTCACGGGCGTGGTCCAGCGCCTGCGCCCGGTCCTCGGTGACGACGACCCCCTTGCCGGCGGCCAGCCCGTCGTCCTTGACGACGTGCGGGGCCCCGAGGGCGTCGAGGGCGTCAGCGACCTCCTCCATGGTCGTGCACACGTGCGCCAGACCGGTCGGAACCTCCGCCGACGACATGACCGCCTTGGCGAAGGCCTTGCTCCCCTCGAGCATGGCCGCCCGCGCCGACGGCCCGAAGCACGCGATGCCGGCGGCGCGAACGGCATCCGCCACGCCCGCGACCAGGGGCGCCTCCGGCCCGATGACGACGAGATCGACCCCGGTCTCGACAGCCAGGGACACCACGGCGTCGGCGTCGGTGACCTCACCCGGCAGGGCGACACAGCGCGCGAGGTCGGCGATGCCGGGGTTGCCCGGGGCTGCGACGACCTCGTCGACCGACGGGTCGAGGCGCAGGGAGCGGACGATGGCGTGTTCGCGGGCCCCGGACCCGACGACGAGAACCTTCACGCGCCCAATCTAGAGGTACGACCGCTCGCAGGCCCTGCCCGGTCCGCGCGGCTAGACTGGTGAGTTCCGTGGCTCGCGCCACGTGCACCAGCAGTACCAGCAGCCCAGCCAGGAGAGCTCACCTCGTGACCGCCCGACCCACGGCGCCCGACAGCACGTCCGAGACCACGTCCGACGTCCCCGACGCGGCCGCAGCCGCCGACGTGGCCACGACCAACGACGCCGCGGCCGCCGCGGCCGTTCCCGACGTCGCCGCCGAGCTCGCCCTCGAGCAGGCCCACGTCGACCGGGTCTACGCCGAGCTCGAGAAGGCCAGTCGGCGCGCGGCCGACGTCGAGGCCGACGGCCTGGCCCGCGGTCGCACCTCGCGCACCGGTGACGTGCGCGACGAGGAGATGACCGGGTTGTTCGAGCGCGACGCGCTGGTCTACGCCGCCGCCCGCCGGCGCTCGATGATCGACAAGCAGTACGAGGGCCTGGTGTTCGGCCGGCTCGACCTCGGCACCGAGCAGTCCACCGCCGCCGAGCGCGAGGTGCGCTACATCGGCCGACTCGGGGTTCGCGACGACGACTACGAACCGCTCGTCGTCGACTGGCGCGCCCCCGCGGCATCCGCCTTCTACCGCGCCACCCCCGTCGACCCGATGGGCGTCGTGCGCCGGCGCGTGCTGCGCTGCTCCGGCGCCACGGTGGTCGGCGCGGAGGACGACCTCATGGTGCCCGCCGCCCCCGACGACCTCGTCGTCCTCGGTGACGGCGCGCTGATGGCGGCCCTCACGCGCACCCGCGGCCGCCAGATGCGCGACATCGTCGCGACCATCCAGCGCCACCAGGACGAGGCGATCCGGGCCCCCTCGCGCGGCGTCACCGAGATCACCGGCGGCCCCGGCACCGGCAAGACCGTCGTGGCGCTGCACCGCGCCGCCTACCTGCTCTACTCCGAGCGGCGCCGGTTCGAGAGCGGCGGCATCCTCGTCGTGGGCCCGTCGGCCGCCTACACCGCCTACATCGAGCGCGTCCTGCCGAGCCTGGGTGAGGAGTCGGTGGCACTGCGGGCCCTCGGCGACGTCGTCGACGGCATGACCGCCACCCGCCTCGACAGCCCCGAGGTCGCCGCCATTAAGGGCTCGCTGCGCATCCGCCGCCTGCTCGCACGCCTCGCCTCCCGAACGCCCGCCGGGGCGCCCACGACGTTGCGTGCCTTCATCGCCGGGCATGCCGTCCGCCTCGACGAGCCCGTCCTGCGCCGGGTCCGCTCCGACGTGCTGCGCGGCCACCAGCACAACCTCGCGGCGGATGCCGCACGCATGGCCCTCGCGGAGGCCGCCTGGCGCTCGGTGCGGGTCGGTGAGCGCGATGCCTTCCTCGAGGCGTTCGAGGGATCGCGCGACGTCGACGACTTCGTCGCCGCGTGGTGGCGTCCGCTCGACCCGCGCGAGCTCCTGCTCGGCCTCGCCGACACCGAGTACGCCTACGAGGTCAGCCGCGGGGTGCTCGAGCACGAGGAGGCTGCCGCCCTGGCCGCGTCGTACCGGGACGCCTTGGCCCACGGCTCCTGGTCGGTGGCCGATGCGGCCCTCGTCGACGACCTCGTGGCCCGCCTGGCCGCGGTGCAGGTCGTCGAGCGCGAGGACGTCGGCTTCTACGACATCGAGGAGCTCGACAACCTCGCGGCCTACGGCGTGCAGGACGTGCGCGCCGGGATCGACCGCCGGGTGACGACGAACTCGCAGGTCGGCATCGTCACGCCGGCCGACGCCCGCGCCCGCCTCATGATGGGCCGCATCGAGCGGTCGTCCTGGTACGCGCACGTGCTCGTCGACGAGGCCCAGGACCTCTCCCCCATGCAGTGGCGGATGCTCGCCCGCCGTGGGCGCTCGGCCTCGTGGACCGTCGTCGGGGATGCCGCGCAGGCGTCGTGGGGCGACCTCGCCGAGGCCGGTCGGGCCCGCGACGAGGCCTTCTCCGGGCAGGTGCGCCAGGCCTTCCACATGGACACCAACTACCGCAACGCCCGCGAGATCTTCGACTACGCCCGCGACGTCATCCTCCCCCTCGTGCCCGACGCCGACATCCCGGATGCGGTGCGCGAGACCGACGTCGACCCCGTCGACCGGCTGGTCGACGGAGCAGACGGCTCGATGGCGCAGGCGGCAGCGGATGCCGTGGAGCAGCTACTCGCGGAGGTCGACGGCTCGATCGCGGTCATCGCCGCGGGCCGCTGGGTCGAGCAGGTCGCTGCTCTCGACGGCAGTGGCGGCGGGCGGGTGCAGGTCATCGACCCGCTGTCGACCAAGGGCCTGGAGTGGGACGCCACGGTCGTGGTCGACCCCGACGGCATCACCGCCGAGTCACCCGGCGGGGTGCGCGTGCTCTACGTCGTGCTGACACGCGCGGCCCACCGGATGCACGTCCTGCGCCCCGCCTGACAGCGCGGTGAGGGGGACGCGCACCCTGCCCAACGGCATCCGGCCCACCCAGCATCCGCGGTTTATCGGGTCACCCGATAACGCCCCACTCCACCCGACAACCCTTGTCCAGTGAAGTCGCGGTTTATCGGGTCACCCGATAAACCCAAGGAGGGCCGTCCGGCGGGGACGCTCCTATGGGTTGTCAAGCCGTTGATGGGTGATGTTCGAGGATTCGGTAGAGGTCGCGGGCGATGTAGCGCTTGAGGCAGCGGCGGATCTCGCGTGGGGTCTTGCCCTGTGTGGTGCGCCGGTCGGTGTAGGCCTTGGTGGGTTCGTGGTAGCGCTGGCGGACCAGCACGATGGTGTGCAGCGCCCGGTTGAGCTGGCGGTCACCGTGGCGGTTGAGCCGGTACCGGGTGGTGACCTGACCGCTGTTGGCGGGGATCGGGGCGACGCCGGCGAGCATCGCGAATCCGGCCTCGGTGTGGATCCGCCCAGGGTGGGACCACGCGCACAGCACTGTCGCGGCGACGATCGGGCCGATACCGGGCTGGTCGAGCAAGTCCGGGCGCCAGGAGCGGACGATGGCCAGGATCTGCTTCTCCAGGTCGGCGGCCTCGATGGTCAGGGCCTGGGTGCGTCGGGCCAGGGTCCGCAGCGTGGTCGCGGTCGCGGCGGACTCGCGGTCCCAGTTGCTCTGGATGCGCAGCCGAGCGGCGACCCGCACCATCTCGGGCAGCTTGCGCCCGCGCAGCTTGGTACGCAGGTGCTCGGGGGCGGCGATGACCAACGAGAACAGCTGCCGTTGCGCCACAGTGGAGGCGTCCACGGCGGAGCGGCGGGCGGCCAGCAGCACCGACAGTGCCTGACGGTCCCCACCAGCGCGCGGGGTACCCAGCTTCGGGCGGGCCAGCGCCTCGCGGGCGGCGCGGACCGCGTCCAACAGGTCGGACTTGGCACCGTGGCGCCGCTTGGTGCGTTCGGGCCGGTCCAGCTCGACGACCACTTCCTCGGCGCGGCCCAGGTGTCGGACCAGGCCGGCGCCGTGACCACCGGTGCCCTCGATGGCCCATACCCGCAACGCGCTGTGCGCGTCAGCGAGGTCGACCAGGTCCTGGTAACCCTGCGGGGTGGTGTGCACGGTCAGCTCATCGAGCACCGCACCAGTTCTGGCGTCGACGACCGCGGCGGTGTGGGTCTCGACGTGGGTGTCGACGCCGATGACGACCTCGACGATCTCGGACAAACTGTTCATTGCGTTCCTCCCGATGCTCTGGAGCGGACGAAGGGTCCGGTCCGGGAGGAGTCACGGCAGGACTGTGACGGGACACGCCGACGCTGCGAACGCCGGCGGTCAAGCTCCTGATCAGGCCAGTCAAACTCCGACCGGGCCGGGGCCGACCACCCCGAGCGGACAAGTCCGGTCAAAGGCACAAAGCCAGTCAGGCCAAGAGTCACACCCGAAGCAGTCGACCACAGCCCAGCACGATCAGGCTGCGCTGTCGATCCTCACAGTCAGTCCAGGAGGGCGTGGCGCTGGATGATCTCGTGACGGCCCGGGCCGACGCCGATCGCCGAGACGCGAGCCCCGATGAGCTCCTCGACCCGCAGCACGTAGGCCTGCGCGTTGGCGGGAAGCTCCTCGAAGGTGCGGCACCCCGAGATGTCCTCCCACCAGCCGTCGAGCACCTCGTAGACGGGCTTGGCGTGGTGGAAGTCGCTCTGGTTGACCGGCATCTCGTCGTGCCGGACCCCGTCGACCTCGTAGGCGACACAGATCGGCACCTTGTCGAAACCGGTGAGCACGTCGAGCTTGGTGATGACGAAGTCGGTGACGCCGTTGATCCGGTTGGCGTAGCGCCCGATGACGACGTCGAGCCAGCCGCAGCGGCGGGGGCGGCCGGTCGTCGTGCCGTACTCGGCGCCGACCTTGCGCAGCGTCTCGCCGTCGTCGTCGAAGAGCTCGGTCGGGAACGGGCCCTCACCGACGCGGGTCGTGTACGCCTTGAGGATCGCGATCACCCGCGACACCCGGGTCGGCGGGATGCCGGACCCGGTGCACGCCCCACCTGAGGTGG encodes the following:
- a CDS encoding phosphoribosylaminoimidazolesuccinocarboxamide synthase, which encodes MPDETVPLTLPGYAHVYSGKVRDLYAPVDPASGQPRGDQLLLVASDRISAFDFILDSPIPDKGEVLTRLSLWWFSQLEDLVANHVISTDVPDAVRGRAVLVERLEMLPVECVARAYLTGGGLGEYTATGAVSGIALPAGLVDGDRLPGPIFTPSTKAPMGEHDEPIPFSAVEAEIGSDLAARVRDLTVAILKRGNEVAAARGILLADTKVEFGLRGDEVVLADEVLTPDSSRFWPADQWEPGHPQPSFDKQFVREWLTSPASGWSKSSGEAPPALPEDVVAQTRAKYVEAFERLTGETF
- a CDS encoding isocitrate lyase/PEP mutase family protein; its protein translation is MSILERATELQRLHAEPDLLVLVNTWDVISARTVAGVPGTRALATASHSIAAAYGYPDGEQIPRDLMIEAVGGIAAAVDLPVTADLEAGYGDPGGTIARAIDVGIVGANLEDQLKPLPDAVRAVAQAVAAGERAGIPFVLNARTDAFLRPGGRSPESVLADAVERGRAYLDAGASTVFVPGLLDEATVAALVAGLGERKVTLIAVPGTPPLATLERLGVARVSFGPWSQNVALTALQDFTADAVNGGALPEGTRRLN
- a CDS encoding MFS transporter, whose product is MPSTRVPAPPTSPRLTSEASADSPVRLLDREHLPVVIGIIALVTLAAFENRAVMTILPTVVRELDGWALFGASTGAPLVTFTVAMAWSGTWTDRVGPRPVLHWGLGLFVLAQAVSALAPTMAVFVAGRAVSGAAEALIDTSLMVLVAQAPPEHLRAKVFATFAVAWILPSLLGPSLAGGLDALAGWRVVFLGPLLVAPLAYALMRPALARTSGTASAPPTTSPGAPDESEGPGQKPALPTPRAPIPVAALLLAAGLAVTTFAAPLLSQPATRPAGIAVIGTGACSSSSGQPGTCRQARPACTAGCRPSSRSACSSPQPSPRSAASYRSCSSRPTGPWQPWAWASSPPRSRPSCSRSPRHPSTAA
- a CDS encoding HelD family protein, with protein sequence MATTNDAAAAAAVPDVAAELALEQAHVDRVYAELEKASRRAADVEADGLARGRTSRTGDVRDEEMTGLFERDALVYAAARRRSMIDKQYEGLVFGRLDLGTEQSTAAEREVRYIGRLGVRDDDYEPLVVDWRAPAASAFYRATPVDPMGVVRRRVLRCSGATVVGAEDDLMVPAAPDDLVVLGDGALMAALTRTRGRQMRDIVATIQRHQDEAIRAPSRGVTEITGGPGTGKTVVALHRAAYLLYSERRRFESGGILVVGPSAAYTAYIERVLPSLGEESVALRALGDVVDGMTATRLDSPEVAAIKGSLRIRRLLARLASRTPAGAPTTLRAFIAGHAVRLDEPVLRRVRSDVLRGHQHNLAADAARMALAEAAWRSVRVGERDAFLEAFEGSRDVDDFVAAWWRPLDPRELLLGLADTEYAYEVSRGVLEHEEAAALAASYRDALAHGSWSVADAALVDDLVARLAAVQVVEREDVGFYDIEELDNLAAYGVQDVRAGIDRRVTTNSQVGIVTPADARARLMMGRIERSSWYAHVLVDEAQDLSPMQWRMLARRGRSASWTVVGDAAQASWGDLAEAGRARDEAFSGQVRQAFHMDTNYRNAREIFDYARDVILPLVPDADIPDAVRETDVDPVDRLVDGADGSMAQAAADAVEQLLAEVDGSIAVIAAGRWVEQVAALDGSGGGRVQVIDPLSTKGLEWDATVVVDPDGITAESPGGVRVLYVVLTRAAHRMHVLRPA
- the purD gene encoding phosphoribosylamine--glycine ligase; this translates as MKVLVVGSGAREHAIVRSLRLDPSVDEVVAAPGNPGIADLARCVALPGEVTDADAVVSLAVETGVDLVVIGPEAPLVAGVADAVRAAGIACFGPSARAAMLEGSKAFAKAVMSSAEVPTGLAHVCTTMEEVADALDALGAPHVVKDDGLAAGKGVVVTEDRAQALDHARECLDKPDGAVVIEEYLSGPEVSLFCLCDGVSVVPLSPAQDFKRVGDGDAGPNTGGMGAYSPLGWAPDGLVDDVVRRVAQPVIDEMALRGTPFVGVLFIGLALTPRGPRVIEFNARFGDPETQVVLTRLLTPLGGLLLAAATGRLEEVPPLRWSPEHAVTVVVAAQSYPGAPRTGDLITGLPEGAADDDDDDDGDDEAHGGRTAYVLHAGTARDADGRLISAGGRVLSVVATGDTLAVARERAYAAVAGIDLLGSHHRTDIALLAERGEITI
- a CDS encoding IS110 family transposase translates to MNSLSEIVEVVIGVDTHVETHTAAVVDARTGAVLDELTVHTTPQGYQDLVDLADAHSALRVWAIEGTGGHGAGLVRHLGRAEEVVVELDRPERTKRRHGAKSDLLDAVRAAREALARPKLGTPRAGGDRQALSVLLAARRSAVDASTVAQRQLFSLVIAAPEHLRTKLRGRKLPEMVRVAARLRIQSNWDRESAATATTLRTLARRTQALTIEAADLEKQILAIVRSWRPDLLDQPGIGPIVAATVLCAWSHPGRIHTEAGFAMLAGVAPIPANSGQVTTRYRLNRHGDRQLNRALHTIVLVRQRYHEPTKAYTDRRTTQGKTPREIRRCLKRYIARDLYRILEHHPSTA